From Rutidosis leptorrhynchoides isolate AG116_Rl617_1_P2 chromosome 3, CSIRO_AGI_Rlap_v1, whole genome shotgun sequence, a single genomic window includes:
- the LOC139901885 gene encoding secreted RxLR effector protein 161-like codes for MTIRYQQNLGDSHWTAVKNILKYLRNTKDMFLVYEGFEELSIKCYTDASFETDRDDSRSQSGYVFVMNGGAVDWRSSKQSTTAMSTTESEYIATSEAAQEGVWIRKFISGLGVVPSIENPMDMYCDNTGAIVIANEPGVLRGAKHIL; via the coding sequence ATGACGATCCGATACCAACAAAATCTAGGTGATAGTCACTGGACTGCTGTAAAGAATATATTGAAGTATTTGAGAaacactaaagatatgttcttagtTTATGAAGGTTTCGAAGAACTAAGTATAAAGTGTTACACTGATGCTAGTTtcgaaactgatcgagatgatagtCGATCACAATCTGGCTACGTTTTCGTTATGAACGGAGGTGCAGTCGACTGGAGAAGCTCGAAGCAGAGCACTACAGCAATGTCTACAACAGAATCAGAATACATTGCTACATCTGAAGCTGCTCAGGAAGGTGTTTGGATCAGAAAATTCATATCTGGACTTGGCGTTGTTCCCAGCATTGAAAATCCCATGGACATGTATTGCGACAATACTGGTGCTATAGTAATAGCAAATGAACCAGGAGTTCTACGTGGTGCCAAACACATTCTTTGA